In Dolichospermum flos-aquae CCAP 1403/13F, the following proteins share a genomic window:
- a CDS encoding DUF2854 domain-containing protein: MLGGISLGTLGLTVGSILTITGFVAYFMDNATLNLVGFFYGFPLLLGGLALKANELKPIPFSQTSTPSILELRKQQATVTQTKIRKDITRFCYGQKSHLDLALAYLGLSPTDEVRPVVTGLRETEINGAYTLILEFDSPLITFDTWQQKHEKMTKYFGPGVEVNIKQPREDYIELSLMKTLI, from the coding sequence ATGCTCGGCGGAATTTCTTTGGGAACACTTGGTTTAACAGTAGGTAGTATACTCACCATCACAGGTTTTGTTGCCTACTTCATGGATAACGCTACCCTCAATCTAGTAGGATTTTTCTATGGTTTTCCGCTATTACTGGGAGGTTTAGCCCTAAAAGCTAATGAACTTAAACCCATCCCCTTCAGCCAAACTAGCACACCATCAATCCTCGAACTCAGAAAGCAACAGGCAACTGTCACACAAACTAAAATCCGCAAAGACATCACCCGCTTCTGTTATGGGCAAAAATCCCATCTAGATTTAGCCCTGGCTTATCTAGGTTTAAGTCCCACAGACGAAGTCAGACCAGTCGTCACCGGTTTGCGAGAAACCGAAATCAACGGCGCTTATACCCTAATCCTAGAATTCGATTCACCACTAATCACCTTTGATACCTGGCAACAAAAGCATGAAAAAATGACCAAGTATTTTGGTCCAGGTGTAGAAGTCAACATTAAACAGCCCAGAGAGGACTACATTGAACTGTCTTTGATGAAAACTTTAATCTAA
- the pheS gene encoding phenylalanine--tRNA ligase subunit alpha, which produces MTSNLEDQLLALRQEGETAIAAADSLERLEELRVNYLGKKGQLGLLLRSMGQMSAEERPQIGAIANTVKEAIQNSLDQQRTTLESAQILVQLEAETIDVTMPGIYRPQGRIHPLNGIIDQTLDIFVGMGYTVAQGSEMETDYYNFEALNTPPDHPARDMQDTFYLPDGNLLRTHTSSVQIRYMEKEEPPIRVVAPGRVYRRDDVDATHSAVFHQIELLAIDEGLTFTDLKGTVKIFLQSIFGDLPIRFRASYFPFTEPSAEVDLQWKGRWLEVMGCGMVDPNVLKSVGYDPEVYSGFAAGFGVERFAMVLHQIDDIRRLYNSDLRFLQQF; this is translated from the coding sequence ATGACTAGCAATTTAGAAGACCAACTTTTAGCATTACGACAAGAAGGAGAAACAGCGATCGCTGCTGCTGATAGCCTAGAACGCCTAGAAGAACTCAGAGTTAACTATTTGGGCAAAAAAGGGCAATTGGGGCTGCTGTTACGAAGTATGGGGCAAATGAGCGCGGAAGAACGTCCTCAGATTGGGGCGATCGCTAACACTGTCAAAGAAGCCATTCAAAACAGCCTTGACCAGCAACGCACAACCCTGGAATCTGCTCAAATTCTGGTACAACTAGAGGCGGAAACAATAGATGTCACCATGCCCGGTATTTACCGTCCCCAAGGTCGGATTCATCCCCTCAATGGCATTATTGACCAAACCCTAGATATCTTTGTTGGCATGGGTTACACCGTTGCCCAAGGATCAGAAATGGAAACAGATTACTACAATTTTGAAGCTCTTAACACCCCCCCAGATCATCCAGCCCGTGATATGCAGGATACCTTCTATTTACCAGATGGTAATTTATTGCGGACTCATACTTCTTCAGTGCAAATTCGCTACATGGAAAAGGAAGAACCACCTATTCGAGTTGTTGCCCCAGGTCGAGTATATCGCAGAGATGATGTAGATGCGACGCACTCAGCAGTTTTCCATCAAATTGAACTTTTAGCCATAGATGAAGGACTAACTTTTACAGACCTCAAAGGAACTGTGAAAATATTTTTACAATCAATATTTGGCGATTTACCAATTCGGTTTCGTGCCAGTTATTTTCCTTTCACCGAACCTTCAGCCGAAGTAGATTTACAGTGGAAAGGACGTTGGTTAGAAGTCATGGGTTGCGGTATGGTTGACCCCAATGTTTTAAAATCTGTGGGTTATGATCCAGAAGTTTATAGCGGCTTTGCTGCCGGTTTTGGTGTAGAACGTTTTGCCATGGTACTACACCAAATTGATGATATTCGCCGTTTATATAATAGCGATTTACGCTTTTTACAACAATTTTAA
- the surE gene encoding 5'/3'-nucleotidase SurE → MKLLISNDDGISALGIRTLANTLAAAGHEVTVVCPDRERSATGHGLTLLQPIRAEIVESVFHPDIKAWACDGTPSDCVKLALWALLDSPPDLVLSGINQGANLGTEILYSGTVSAAMEGVIEGIPSIAFSLTSHTHKDFQPAAKFAEVLVAKIAAQPLPELMLLNVNVPPLSWEEIAGVTFTRQGVRRYVDVFDKRTDPRGKTYYWLTGEVIEDVEPPIELNLPTHIPLDVHAIQKKYISITPLQYNLTYGHGLNQLSTWEFKLP, encoded by the coding sequence ATGAAATTATTAATTAGCAACGATGATGGAATTTCTGCTTTGGGTATTCGTACCCTAGCCAACACCTTAGCAGCAGCGGGTCATGAAGTGACAGTAGTTTGTCCAGATCGAGAGAGATCCGCAACAGGGCATGGATTAACCTTACTGCAACCCATTCGCGCGGAAATAGTGGAATCTGTGTTTCATCCTGATATTAAAGCTTGGGCTTGTGATGGTACGCCTTCAGATTGTGTAAAATTGGCACTATGGGCTTTATTGGATTCTCCACCCGACTTAGTGCTATCTGGAATTAACCAAGGTGCAAATTTAGGGACAGAAATCCTCTACTCTGGGACTGTTTCCGCAGCAATGGAAGGAGTTATTGAAGGTATTCCCAGTATTGCTTTTAGTTTAACCAGTCATACCCATAAAGATTTTCAACCAGCAGCTAAATTTGCTGAAGTCCTGGTTGCTAAAATTGCCGCCCAACCACTGCCAGAATTGATGTTACTCAATGTCAACGTCCCCCCCTTATCTTGGGAAGAAATAGCTGGAGTTACTTTCACTAGACAAGGAGTACGACGTTATGTGGATGTTTTTGACAAGCGAACTGATCCTAGAGGTAAAACTTACTACTGGTTAACTGGAGAGGTAATCGAAGATGTAGAACCACCTATAGAATTAAACTTACCAACCCACATTCCCCTTGATGTTCATGCCATTCAAAAAAAATATATCAGTATTACTCCATTGCAATATAATTTGACTTATGGGCATGGACTTAATCAGCTATCTACATGGGAATTTAAACTTCCGTAG
- a CDS encoding PIN domain-containing protein: MKILIDTNIILDYLLEREPFLEDAEMLFQAIDYRQIIGYVTATTLTDIFYIARKQTQSIELARQAISTTLTIMDRLSDLHVVKSQIGLHNL, translated from the coding sequence GTGAAAATTCTCATTGATACCAACATTATTTTAGATTACTTGTTAGAACGAGAACCGTTTTTAGAAGATGCAGAAATGCTATTTCAAGCGATTGATTATAGGCAAATAATTGGATATGTTACTGCTACCACACTAACTGACATTTTCTACATTGCTCGCAAACAAACTCAAAGTATTGAACTAGCTAGACAAGCGATTTCAACGACATTAACTATTATGGATAGGCTGTCCGATTTGCACGTTGTGAAAAGTCAAATTGGACTGCATAATCTGTAA
- the ppk1 gene encoding polyphosphate kinase 1, producing MAKPKKNSDSINLSDPQYYINRELSWLEFNHRVLHEACDPRTPLLERLKFLAIFSSNLDEFFMVRVAGLKQQVEASINLLTPDGRTPAKQLDDIRLHLTPQLKKHNAEFEEVLRPQLVKQGIYILDYIELNQRQRNYLNNYFEEQVFPVLTPLAVNPGHPFPHISNLSLNLAVVVKNPDTEEESFAIVKVPKVLPQFLPLPPELGIQEDGKTAHWIGVPLEQAIAHNLESLFPGMSIQEYHPFRITRDADLELEEDEADDLLLAIEQELRKRRMGGNTVRLEIRSQTPASIRSRLLQDLGLTESDIYEIDGLLALRDLMYFLALPLPELKDPPRQSVVPSRLQRLREPCIDADVPELEEGRDFFSIIREKDLLVHHPYQSFSGTVVRFITSAAHDPHVLAIKMTLYRTSGDSPIVNALIAAAENGKQVSVLVELKARFDEENNIYWARRLESVGVHVVYGLVGLKTHSKIVLVVRREKDRMRRYVHIGTGNYNPKTARLYTDLGLFSCREELGADLTDVFNFLTGYSRQKSYREIMVAPVNMRDRFLELIKREIENVHNGFSGRIVAKMNALVDPQIISTLYEASRAGVQIDLIIRGICCLRPGVPNLSENIRVISIIGRFLEHSRIFYFYNNSQEEIYIGSADWMRRNLDRRVEVITPIKDQDIAKDLQEILGIMLADNRHAWELQPDGSYIQRCPCDNCPEANSQKTIMSMTLRSVGIN from the coding sequence ATGGCAAAACCAAAAAAGAATTCTGATTCCATAAATCTGAGCGATCCACAATACTATATTAACCGTGAATTAAGTTGGCTAGAATTTAATCATCGGGTCTTACATGAGGCTTGTGATCCCAGAACTCCTCTGTTGGAAAGGCTGAAATTTTTGGCCATTTTTAGTTCCAATCTGGATGAGTTCTTTATGGTACGAGTAGCAGGTTTAAAGCAACAGGTAGAAGCCAGTATTAATTTATTAACGCCAGATGGACGCACACCAGCAAAACAGCTAGATGATATTCGTCTGCATTTGACTCCCCAACTCAAAAAACATAACGCAGAATTTGAGGAAGTTCTGCGACCACAGTTAGTAAAACAGGGAATCTATATTCTCGATTACATAGAACTGAATCAAAGACAGCGAAATTACTTAAATAACTATTTTGAAGAACAGGTTTTTCCGGTGCTAACTCCCCTCGCTGTTAATCCTGGTCATCCCTTTCCCCACATTTCTAATCTCAGTTTAAACCTGGCAGTGGTGGTCAAAAATCCCGATACTGAGGAGGAGTCTTTTGCTATAGTTAAAGTCCCGAAAGTCTTGCCACAATTTTTACCCTTACCACCAGAGTTGGGAATTCAGGAAGATGGTAAAACTGCTCATTGGATCGGAGTTCCCTTAGAACAAGCGATCGCTCATAACTTAGAATCCCTCTTTCCAGGGATGAGTATCCAAGAATATCACCCCTTCCGCATTACCCGTGATGCTGATCTGGAACTAGAAGAAGACGAAGCAGATGACCTGTTATTAGCTATTGAACAGGAACTTCGCAAACGCCGCATGGGTGGAAATACCGTCAGGTTAGAAATTCGCTCCCAAACCCCCGCATCAATTCGTTCCCGGCTCTTACAAGATTTGGGATTAACCGAAAGCGATATTTATGAAATTGATGGTCTTTTAGCACTGCGGGATTTAATGTATTTTCTGGCATTACCATTACCAGAACTTAAAGATCCCCCCCGTCAATCTGTTGTTCCTTCCCGCTTGCAACGGCTCAGAGAACCCTGTATTGATGCTGACGTTCCCGAACTAGAAGAAGGAAGAGACTTTTTTTCCATCATTCGTGAAAAAGATTTACTCGTCCACCATCCCTATCAATCCTTTTCTGGTACAGTAGTCCGGTTTATTACTAGCGCTGCCCATGATCCTCATGTTCTTGCCATTAAAATGACTCTTTACCGGACTTCTGGGGACTCACCCATCGTTAATGCTTTAATTGCTGCGGCAGAAAATGGCAAGCAAGTTTCTGTATTAGTCGAATTAAAAGCCCGGTTTGATGAAGAGAATAACATTTACTGGGCAAGGCGTTTAGAAAGTGTTGGTGTTCATGTTGTCTATGGTTTAGTTGGTTTAAAAACCCATAGCAAAATTGTTCTGGTAGTGCGCCGGGAAAAAGATAGAATGCGCCGTTATGTACACATTGGTACAGGGAATTACAACCCAAAAACTGCACGACTCTATACAGATTTAGGCTTATTTAGTTGTCGGGAAGAATTAGGTGCAGATTTAACAGATGTGTTTAATTTCTTAACAGGTTACTCTCGCCAAAAATCCTATCGAGAAATTATGGTAGCACCTGTGAATATGCGCGATCGCTTTCTGGAATTAATTAAGCGCGAAATTGAAAATGTCCACAATGGATTTTCTGGTCGCATCGTTGCTAAAATGAATGCCCTCGTTGATCCACAAATCATTTCTACACTATACGAAGCTTCTCGTGCAGGTGTACAAATTGACCTAATTATTCGCGGTATTTGTTGTTTGCGTCCCGGAGTGCCAAACCTGAGCGAAAATATTCGCGTCATCAGCATTATTGGTCGCTTTTTGGAACACTCCCGCATATTTTACTTCTACAACAATAGTCAAGAAGAAATATATATTGGTAGTGCGGACTGGATGCGTCGCAATTTAGATCGTCGAGTGGAAGTCATTACCCCCATTAAAGACCAAGATATTGCTAAGGACTTGCAAGAGATTTTAGGAATTATGTTGGCAGATAATCGTCATGCTTGGGAATTACAACCTGATGGTAGTTATATTCAAAGATGTCCTTGTGATAACTGTCCAGAAGCTAATTCTCAAAAAACTATTATGTCTATGACATTACGATCTGTAGGCATAAATTAA
- a CDS encoding AAA family ATPase → MSPIQKILFGSPGTGKSYQIRKIAKDKLNIEWNEKTQLENIIQTVFHPEYTYSDFVGKLLPQTDGKGSVTYKFYEGNFLRALGLAYKKIIEGSKENVLLVIDELNRGNAAAIFGSIFQLLDREDDYWSSYRVNLSELEIVSILRIMGYEVKIYDDNIQVNKYEFHTFLNDLETKLNNTDNPDGSRIIANLKAAKITIPYNLSIIATINTSDESIYYLDSAFKRRWDWEYVDVPNNKSYEDIPEKVKGILVVIGDKKYYWYDLVIKLNEFIKSKHESIRRIEDKQIGWWFLKAKNNIIEESVIKNKLMFYLWDSVFAKDKRPLEELLGKKLITYADFANLSIEFINKINPEEFKENKENTNADNF, encoded by the coding sequence ATGTCACCAATTCAGAAGATTCTTTTTGGAAGTCCAGGAACAGGAAAAAGCTATCAAATTCGTAAAATTGCAAAAGACAAACTAAATATAGAATGGAATGAAAAAACTCAATTAGAAAATATTATTCAAACAGTATTTCATCCAGAGTATACCTATTCAGATTTTGTCGGAAAGCTATTACCACAAACTGATGGAAAGGGTTCAGTAACATATAAATTTTATGAAGGAAATTTTTTACGTGCTTTAGGTTTAGCATACAAAAAAATAATTGAGGGTAGTAAAGAAAATGTCCTGTTAGTCATAGATGAGTTAAATAGAGGTAATGCGGCAGCTATTTTTGGATCAATTTTTCAGTTATTAGATAGAGAAGATGATTATTGGTCAAGTTACAGAGTTAACTTATCTGAACTTGAAATAGTTAGTATTTTGAGAATTATGGGATATGAAGTAAAAATCTATGATGATAATATCCAGGTTAATAAATATGAGTTTCATACTTTTTTAAATGACTTAGAAACAAAATTAAATAATACAGATAATCCCGATGGATCACGAATAATAGCAAATTTAAAAGCAGCCAAAATTACCATACCATACAATCTATCCATTATTGCTACAATCAACACATCCGATGAATCTATTTATTATCTTGATAGTGCATTTAAACGCCGTTGGGATTGGGAATATGTAGATGTACCTAATAATAAATCTTATGAAGATATACCGGAAAAAGTAAAAGGTATTTTAGTAGTTATAGGTGACAAAAAATATTATTGGTATGATTTAGTAATCAAACTAAATGAATTTATAAAATCTAAGCATGAGTCTATCAGAAGAATTGAAGATAAACAGATTGGTTGGTGGTTTTTGAAAGCTAAAAATAACATAATTGAAGAATCAGTAATTAAAAATAAGCTGATGTTTTATCTTTGGGATAGCGTTTTTGCAAAAGATAAAAGACCTTTAGAAGAATTATTAGGTAAAAAGTTGATTACTTATGCTGATTTTGCTAATTTATCTATTGAATTTATAAATAAAATAAATCCAGAAGAATTTAAGGAAAATAAGGAAAATACAAATGCTGACAATTTCTAA
- a CDS encoding HNH endonuclease, whose amino-acid sequence MQRIAIPSKIKRAVLVEAGHRCAIPTCRSTTTEIAHIVPWAKTKDNSFENLIALCPNCHTRYDQKKEIDQTSVQMYKQNLGILNNRYGEVERRLFEALAKSEDRVFVLGAAGDLMVANAVRDGFFLDKQIDGMSYLADSPSGIRKMFPLTFTYWVTDKGVEFIKRYASGFDIS is encoded by the coding sequence ATGCAACGCATAGCCATTCCATCTAAAATCAAACGTGCAGTTCTTGTAGAAGCAGGACATCGGTGTGCAATCCCCACTTGCCGATCAACAACAACTGAGATAGCCCACATAGTTCCATGGGCGAAAACAAAGGACAATTCGTTTGAGAACTTGATAGCCCTTTGTCCAAACTGCCATACTAGGTATGACCAAAAAAAAGAAATTGATCAAACATCTGTGCAGATGTACAAGCAGAATCTGGGAATCTTGAACAATCGTTACGGTGAAGTTGAACGTCGCCTGTTTGAGGCTCTTGCAAAGTCAGAAGATCGGGTATTTGTATTGGGTGCTGCGGGTGATTTGATGGTCGCAAATGCTGTAAGAGATGGTTTTTTCTTAGATAAACAAATTGATGGGATGTCATATTTGGCTGACAGTCCTTCTGGGATTAGGAAAATGTTTCCACTGACATTTACTTATTGGGTAACAGATAAAGGTGTTGAGTTTATTAAACGCTACGCCAGTGGATTTGATATTTCATAA
- a CDS encoding response regulator has translation MKTVLIVEDDLINARVFSKILSKRGGLGVKHTENVEEVMEIAQAREIDLILMDVSLSRSVYQGKSVDGIKITQMLKSNPQTANLPVILVTAHAMEGDRENFLNQCGADAYISKPVVDHQLFIDKIMALLPPE, from the coding sequence ATGAAAACTGTTCTAATTGTGGAAGATGATTTAATTAATGCTCGCGTTTTTTCTAAAATTCTGAGTAAACGCGGGGGATTGGGGGTAAAACATACGGAAAATGTAGAAGAGGTCATGGAAATTGCCCAAGCTCGTGAAATTGACCTGATTTTAATGGATGTGTCCCTATCACGTAGTGTATACCAAGGTAAGTCTGTTGATGGGATCAAAATTACACAAATGTTAAAGTCTAACCCGCAAACAGCCAACTTACCAGTGATTTTAGTGACGGCACACGCGATGGAAGGAGATCGGGAGAATTTTTTGAACCAATGCGGTGCTGATGCTTATATTTCTAAGCCTGTGGTTGATCACCAACTGTTTATTGACAAAATTATGGCTCTTTTACCACCAGAATAG
- a CDS encoding Uma2 family endonuclease: MTIATERQITLENFLKLPETKPASEFINGEILQKPMPQGEHSRLQIKFCTNINQVAETPKIAYAFPELRCTFGGSTIVPDIAVFRWERIPKTESGRIANRFEIHPDWVIEILSPEQPQKKVLTKLLHCSRHGTELGWLLNPEEESVLAVFPGQKIEIYEGDDKLPILENINLELTVKEIFGWLSFGS, encoded by the coding sequence ATGACTATAGCCACTGAACGCCAGATTACACTAGAAAATTTTCTCAAGTTACCAGAAACTAAACCAGCATCAGAATTTATTAACGGGGAAATCCTACAAAAACCTATGCCACAAGGTGAACACAGTCGTCTACAGATTAAATTTTGTACCAATATTAATCAAGTAGCGGAAACGCCAAAGATTGCTTATGCCTTCCCAGAACTACGTTGTACCTTTGGTGGTAGTACCATTGTGCCTGATATTGCGGTGTTCCGGTGGGAAAGAATCCCCAAAACTGAATCTGGGAGAATTGCTAATCGGTTTGAAATTCATCCTGATTGGGTAATAGAAATTCTTTCTCCTGAACAACCACAGAAAAAAGTATTAACGAAATTATTGCATTGTTCCCGTCACGGAACTGAATTAGGTTGGTTATTAAATCCAGAGGAAGAAAGTGTATTAGCTGTATTTCCTGGACAAAAAATAGAAATATATGAAGGTGATGATAAATTACCAATTTTGGAAAATATCAATTTAGAATTAACAGTTAAAGAAATTTTTGGTTGGTTAAGTTTTGGTTCATGA
- a CDS encoding tetratricopeptide repeat protein — translation MPKYIRLISLLVACSVWSLPKAAHAQAFIPHTVQVDNAQLEKQGLNLAQQAAQLAQFQQVEPALLRAQLATKLAPQNDKVWWLLGSLHLQNKEFDQAVTSLSKAQTLNPKNPEVQFALGSAKFQKKDYQGAITNYQAGLKLKPNYSGGLFDLGNAYLMLQKFPDAIAQFNLAVNQDKKFWPAINNIGLIKYEQGDVTGAIQQWQTAVSIDKKAAEPLLALAVASYNQGDKQKSLQMGVSALRIDSRYADLDFLKENLWGDRLLTDTKKFLELPQIKSASQPQEEAP, via the coding sequence GTGCCAAAATATATTCGGTTGATTTCTCTTTTAGTTGCCTGTAGTGTATGGAGTTTGCCAAAAGCTGCTCATGCTCAAGCATTCATTCCGCATACAGTGCAAGTTGATAATGCTCAATTAGAGAAACAGGGCTTGAATTTAGCCCAGCAAGCGGCTCAATTAGCTCAGTTTCAGCAGGTTGAACCAGCTTTGCTCAGAGCGCAGTTGGCTACGAAATTAGCCCCGCAGAATGACAAAGTATGGTGGCTACTGGGGAGTTTGCATTTACAAAATAAAGAATTTGATCAGGCTGTTACCTCCTTGAGCAAAGCCCAAACCCTCAATCCTAAAAATCCTGAAGTGCAGTTTGCGTTGGGTTCAGCTAAGTTTCAAAAAAAAGATTACCAAGGAGCTATTACCAATTATCAAGCTGGTTTGAAATTAAAACCCAATTATTCTGGAGGGTTGTTTGATTTGGGCAATGCTTACTTGATGTTACAGAAATTCCCAGATGCGATCGCTCAATTCAATTTAGCAGTCAACCAAGATAAAAAGTTTTGGCCAGCAATTAACAATATTGGTTTAATCAAATACGAACAAGGTGATGTCACCGGAGCGATCCAGCAATGGCAAACAGCAGTTAGCATTGATAAAAAAGCCGCAGAACCTTTATTAGCTTTAGCCGTAGCTTCCTATAATCAGGGCGATAAACAAAAAAGTTTACAAATGGGAGTATCCGCGCTCCGCATAGATTCCCGTTATGCTGACTTAGATTTTCTCAAAGAAAACCTGTGGGGCGATCGCTTACTTACAGACACCAAAAAGTTCTTAGAATTACCACAAATTAAATCAGCCTCACAGCCCCAGGAGGAAGCACCCTAG
- a CDS encoding sensor histidine kinase, producing MFQATRRRLAIWYTTITAILLLLFASGVYLYVRSTLIERIDDTLYHVVEVVERSLVIEPINFQPNQVRVNVEASFPNNAENAEDDRIDLEWFSPNGELLWSTFSQILDIPIHTHHTGETVRIEGMGGWGESAQLFRQVTKRIEKGRQVLGYLRVSHPWFEVTKPSRELIFDLALGITLMILSVAASGWFLSGKAMEPVGESYQRLKQFTADASHELRSPIALIQTNVQIALADLDAREEEKNTVQYKQQLKVVERLTQRLGKLVNDLLFLARQDSGINTDLFSSCPLDALLMEVVEEQQFVAREKQINLGLNLVDSPLTEVNPELLENWFTLTGNWEQLVRLFTNLIGNALQYTPPQGVIKVELARIEGINRVTGMRYTNSHLQVKVSDTGSGIPADALPKLFDRFYRVDPARSHKGGKTATATTTGSGLGLAIAQAIIEHHQGQIQVASNLGEGTTFTVVLPIFDKRSQESGVRSQEEEEEEEEEEGRRKNKITH from the coding sequence CTGTTTCAAGCTACTCGTCGGCGGTTAGCGATTTGGTACACTACTATAACTGCGATTTTACTATTATTATTTGCCAGTGGAGTATATTTGTATGTTCGCAGTACATTAATTGAAAGAATTGACGATACATTGTATCATGTCGTGGAAGTTGTCGAGCGCTCTTTGGTAATTGAACCGATAAACTTTCAACCAAATCAAGTGCGAGTAAATGTAGAAGCTAGTTTTCCTAATAATGCTGAAAATGCCGAAGATGATCGGATTGATTTAGAGTGGTTTAGTCCTAATGGTGAATTATTATGGTCAACTTTTTCACAAATATTAGATATTCCTATTCATACTCATCATACAGGTGAAACTGTACGAATAGAGGGAATGGGAGGATGGGGAGAATCTGCACAGTTATTTAGACAAGTTACAAAAAGGATAGAAAAAGGAAGACAGGTTTTAGGCTATTTACGGGTTAGTCATCCTTGGTTTGAGGTAACGAAACCTAGCAGAGAATTAATTTTTGATTTGGCTTTAGGTATCACTCTAATGATCTTGTCAGTAGCCGCTAGTGGTTGGTTTTTATCTGGCAAAGCTATGGAACCAGTTGGAGAATCTTACCAACGCTTAAAACAATTTACTGCTGATGCTTCCCATGAATTAAGAAGTCCGATTGCTTTGATTCAAACTAATGTGCAAATTGCTTTGGCTGATTTGGATGCACGGGAAGAAGAAAAAAATACAGTTCAATATAAACAACAATTAAAAGTAGTAGAACGACTTACTCAACGATTGGGAAAGTTAGTTAATGATTTGCTATTTTTAGCTAGACAAGATAGTGGGATTAATACAGATTTATTTTCATCTTGTCCTCTTGATGCTTTGTTAATGGAAGTTGTAGAAGAACAACAATTTGTAGCTAGAGAAAAACAAATTAATCTGGGTTTGAACTTAGTTGATTCTCCGTTGACGGAAGTTAATCCCGAATTATTAGAAAACTGGTTTACTCTCACGGGAAATTGGGAGCAATTAGTCAGATTATTTACAAATTTGATTGGTAATGCCTTGCAATATACTCCACCCCAGGGAGTAATAAAAGTAGAGTTAGCAAGAATAGAGGGGATAAATCGAGTTACAGGAATGCGTTACACTAATTCTCATTTACAAGTAAAAGTTAGTGATACTGGCTCTGGTATTCCTGCGGACGCGCTGCCAAAATTATTTGATCGCTTTTATCGAGTTGATCCGGCACGAAGTCATAAAGGTGGGAAAACGGCTACAGCCACAACTACTGGTTCAGGATTAGGATTAGCGATCGCTCAAGCCATTATCGAGCATCATCAAGGACAAATTCAAGTAGCCAGCAATCTGGGTGAAGGTACTACTTTCACTGTGGTTCTACCCATTTTTGATAAGAGGAGTCAGGAGTCAGGAGTCAGGAGTCAGGAGGAGGAAGAAGAAGAAGAAGAAGAAGAAGGAAGAAGGAAGAATAAAATTACTCATTGA
- a CDS encoding response regulator, whose protein sequence is MLMLSRESSNLRVLIVDDHELTRLSLQLVFSVQENIQVVGLASNGQEAIEIVQCYQPDVIILDLQMPIMDGWSASHYIKAISPNTQILAYSSVDEVSFGKNKTRHNFDKVCKKDIPTKELIALVRELGNRHRYSSFPEEILNSA, encoded by the coding sequence ATGTTAATGTTGTCCCGTGAGTCTTCTAATTTGCGCGTTCTCATAGTTGATGATCATGAACTCACTCGTTTAAGCCTACAATTAGTTTTTTCTGTTCAAGAAAATATCCAGGTTGTTGGTTTAGCTAGTAATGGTCAAGAAGCTATAGAAATAGTTCAATGCTATCAACCTGATGTGATCATTCTCGATTTACAAATGCCAATTATGGATGGTTGGTCAGCATCTCATTACATTAAAGCTATATCTCCAAATACTCAAATTCTGGCTTATTCCTCTGTAGATGAAGTATCTTTTGGAAAAAACAAAACTAGGCATAACTTTGATAAAGTTTGCAAAAAAGATATTCCGACAAAGGAACTCATTGCCTTAGTCAGAGAGTTAGGGAACAGACATAGGTATTCTTCATTTCCAGAAGAAATATTGAACTCTGCCTAA